A genomic segment from Neodiprion lecontei isolate iyNeoLeco1 chromosome 1, iyNeoLeco1.1, whole genome shotgun sequence encodes:
- the LOC124296615 gene encoding uncharacterized protein LOC124296615 has product MYYSPCRNPRPPRPPRVEIHRVADVEGRNRGALVLEVKFHQVVELERRNYGALVLEVEFHQVADLERRNYEALVLEVKFHQVVDLERRNYRALVLEVELHQVADLERRIRK; this is encoded by the exons aTGTATTACTCACCGTGcagaaatcctcgtcctcctcgtccaccgaGAGTCGAGATTCACCGGGTCGCGGACGTGGAGGGCAGGAACCgtggagcgcttgtcctggaagtcaagttcCACCAGGTAGTAGAacttgagcgcagaaactacggagcgctcgtcctggaagtcgagtttcaccag gtagcggatctggagcgcagaaactacgaagcgcttgtcctggaagtcaagttcCACCAGGTAGTAGACCTTGAACGCAGAAACTACAGAGCGCtcgtcctggaagtcgagttgcaccaggtagcggacctggagcgcaggatcaGGAAGTAG